AGATGAAGATGAATCAAACACCAAGTATGCACAAGGAGGTGTTGCAGTTGTTTTAAATAAAGAAGAAGATTCTTTTCAAAAACATATTCAAGATACATTAATAGCTGGTGATGGTTTGTGTGATGAAGCAGTTGTTGAAATGGTTGTTAATGAAGGTCCAAAACGGTTTAATGAATTGATTACTTGGGGAGCTAATTTTGATACAAATACAGCAGGAAAATTTGATTTAGGTAAAGAAGGAGGTCATTCAGAATATCGTGTGGTGCACCATAAAGATATTACAGGATATGAAATAGAAAGAGCTTTGTTACAACGCATCCATCAATTAAAAAATACAAAACTCTTGCCGCATCATTTTTCTATTGATTTGATTACTGAACCCCAGGTAACGTCAATAGAAAAGAAACAAACAAGATGCTATGGTGCTTATGTGCTAAATGAGAAATCAGGAACAATTCTTACAATTAAAGCGGATAATACGATACTAGCTTCTGGGGGAATAGGGAAAGTGTACGGACATACCACAAACCCTATAATTGCCACTGGAGATGGTATAGCAATGGCGTACAGAGCCAAAGCACTAATAAAAGATATGGAGTTTGTTCAATTTCATCCAACTGTATTGTATAACAAAGAAGGAGGTTCATCTTTTTTAATATCCGAAGCAGTTAGAGGTTTTGGGGCTTATTTAAGAGATAAAAAGGGACATCGCTTTATGCTAGACTATGATACTAGAGCAGAATTGGCATCAAGAGATATTGTTTCTCAATCTATAGACAAAGAACTAAAGAAATCAGGAGACTCTTGTGTGTTTTTAGATTGTACACATCTAGATATAATAGCTTTTCAAAAGCATTTTCCAACTATTTATGAAAAATGCAAGAGTTTAAGTATTGATGTCGCAAAAGACTGGATACCAGTAGTACCTGCTTCACATTATTTATGTGGAGGTATTGTGGTTGATAAATATGGAAAAACAACTATTCAAAATTTATTTTGCTGTGGTGAAACCTCAAGAACAGGGTTACATGGAGCTAATAGGTTAGCTTCTAATTCTTTGTTAGAAGCATTGGTGTATGCTCATAATATTTTTAAATTTTTATCAGAAAATAATTCACCTTACTTACCTGTTGACATACCTGAATGGAATGATGAGGGAGTGCTGATAAATAAAGAGACTGAAGTAATTGATAACTGCTTAAAAGAGTTACAAACTTTAATGCGAGATTACGCAGGAATTGTTAGAAGTAATTCACGGCTAATGATAGCAAAAAACAAACTTGAAATACTTTATACTAAAGTAGAAAAGTTATATAAAGAATCTAAAGTAACGACTGCTTTATGTGAGCTAAGAAATATGATTAATGTAGCATATTTAATCATTAACCAATCCATAGAAAGAAAGGAGAATAGAGGTGGTTTTTTTAATGTTGATAATACTACTAATCAGGTTTGTAAATTAGTCTAATCCCATGACTTTTATCATTAATTAAACAGTACTTTTTTGTGATTTTTGTATAGATAAAACAATGAGTAAAATGTCAGAAAATTTAAAGATTGTAACTGCTGAAGAAGCGGTAGCTATTGTAAAATCAAATAATAAAATATTTTTCCAAGGAGCTGCAATGACTCCTAATTTATTGATAGATACTTTGTGTGAACGTTATCAAGAGGTAACTAATGTGGAGATTATTCAAATTCACACTCATGGTAAAGCTAAGTATTTAGAAGAGCCTTACAGTGAATCATTCAAACTGATAAGCTGTTTTGTTGGAGATAACGTAAGAAAAGGAGTAAATATGAATAACGGAGATTATATTCCTATTTTCTTAAGTGAAATACATTGGTTATTCCGTCGTAATATTTATCCATTAGATGTAGCATTTATCCAGGTTTCTCCGCCTGATAAACACGGATATTGTTCTTTAGGAACCTCGATAGATATTACTTTACCAGCTATACAAACAGCTAAAACAGTAATAGCTCAAGTTAATCCTAATGTTCCAAGAACTCATGGAGATGGTATTATTCATATAAGCAATATCGATTATGCGGTAAAAGTCAACTCGCCAATACATGAATCTATTACAGGAACC
The nucleotide sequence above comes from Tenacibaculum singaporense. Encoded proteins:
- the nadB gene encoding L-aspartate oxidase yields the protein MIITDYLVIGSGVAGLTFAVKMGEKFPNKTVTIITKGDEDESNTKYAQGGVAVVLNKEEDSFQKHIQDTLIAGDGLCDEAVVEMVVNEGPKRFNELITWGANFDTNTAGKFDLGKEGGHSEYRVVHHKDITGYEIERALLQRIHQLKNTKLLPHHFSIDLITEPQVTSIEKKQTRCYGAYVLNEKSGTILTIKADNTILASGGIGKVYGHTTNPIIATGDGIAMAYRAKALIKDMEFVQFHPTVLYNKEGGSSFLISEAVRGFGAYLRDKKGHRFMLDYDTRAELASRDIVSQSIDKELKKSGDSCVFLDCTHLDIIAFQKHFPTIYEKCKSLSIDVAKDWIPVVPASHYLCGGIVVDKYGKTTIQNLFCCGETSRTGLHGANRLASNSLLEALVYAHNIFKFLSENNSPYLPVDIPEWNDEGVLINKETEVIDNCLKELQTLMRDYAGIVRSNSRLMIAKNKLEILYTKVEKLYKESKVTTALCELRNMINVAYLIINQSIERKENRGGFFNVDNTTNQVCKLV